The following are from one region of the Betta splendens chromosome 15, fBetSpl5.4, whole genome shotgun sequence genome:
- the washc2c gene encoding WASH complex subunit 2 isoform X2: MFNMSGVAQGIANGPSRPPQSERDAQIWERPWSLEEMRQNSANWSLAADSGLFLFLQDFSQRMLSKTHEIEKQLDSLIRDTKATDSCLHSVFNDFLMLSNTQFIENRVYDEDVEDTAPKADALEKQPEQEKTREQKEAELIPKIQEAVQYGLRVLESAFEHLDIKAGNSDSEDEEVTDRAEAILEPKDLYVDRPLPYLIGSQPFMEQDDVGLGDLSSDDMSVDSDRDSVIDSEEDKPSVHSDDDFNQEEDEAHSNIKKKSSVPSYDEDEEEDSDIFGESDKDDDDDEDDDVNAKNTGPSSFADELAARIKGEPVNKPEGDRASLTSKKKNKSRKAPKPAKPQADEDSDDMFKPPKMEDDDFSPFGGKSGLFSGGKGLFDDDDEGDLFSEAPKRPVSEEKKTLNDSKPSADEPSESAKPGKRIPPGGVLIFPGNNLFSSENDSDSMETKENGTRAPQTGAGSKQVSTGVDVVGGGGLFDEEEEEEEEEDGFFSGKSLKSSDRVVKEKPKPKKAISLFDEDDEDGDIFSEKLRTPTQAQSKKEAVEDQGDRPHKKMPAGAISMFGPGTKSLLSEGLKKRQPSASEESEKSEEYGATPDTGKSAIKQIQIRQTGGLFSDDEDAQVFSTTSKSQAKPEPTSQNKSSKAPLSLFDDEEEEDLFAAASTSKPKPHQAKATTPQPSKAVSSSLFSDDEDQWLIPKSATKPEAKTGGMKASVSAPSSLPSAKTPQKSSLFNDDEDDDLFVPTKNSSEKKPQRVALLFEDEEDDDKGPLFGIKAADNNSTPAPAANTPAVTSQLSSVLEKTQEVAVSLATAEDKLSEKDKTSAKTPETLLSSPSSTADNSISKKKPAGAVSLFGGINVLNSKLTKSPLDDEDDNDKSVKSKDSLLPNVKDEKEQKVKTNALSLFDEEEEDDSDWNDPMFTPSKTTVRKLTEEQPQAKSTGVFQDEELLFSHTQQKDNDPDVDLFATSGKTAGSKPKSVKPAAQSLFSDEGEDDLFSSTKPKAPPPKVAEKPSKSSDKAPLASPETVLENQKPEPSPVKPKDSTSRIGKLQANLMINPATLLPGAVPNMAPSSSSGVSSSSLSPSPATSPIGPQTDNEEGVSFDVPVQVTTLQSTHKSRVKGSVQRRPQSRAARQQAAQKSVEDREETLSRDGLLPNSSSSGLVLPPTVKSTEIRAGPTPLNSTIPTSLLSSLPSQPSPSEVSRPSVLTLPVSTDPGKKDSKKDNHTTKVVAPLDEDDLFGSDSLFDTSSTSRPSSRQSTKTTQPQASSGVGLKKDKDKTTLPSIFDDNTDDLFQKAKPKSATKKAQASTFLVENDDDDEDLFGVSNSSSSLSTSSKEVKSAGVSKQDIFQDDIATVSKGHKRHKEKSFDASLFDDDIDIFADLTDSVKPKQKPKTKGETKSIFDDDMDDIFSPNTVKPVAKVPQKSKKTPLSQETSTATDSSNIFDDPLNALGGN; the protein is encoded by the exons ATGTTCAAT ATGAGTGGGGTGGCCCAGGGGATTGCAAATGGGCCGAGTAGGCCTCCACAGTCAGAGAGAGATGCTCAGATTTGGGAGAGACCTTGGTCACTTGAAGAGATGCGCCAGAACAGCGCCAACTGGTCCCTGGCAGCTGACTCTGGG CTCTTCTTGTTTCTTCAAGACTTTTCCCAGAGGATGTTGTCAAAAACGCACGAGATTGAAAAACAACTGGACAGTCTTATCCGGGATACCAAGGCCACAGACAGCTGCTTGCACTCTGTCTTTAATGATTTTCTCATGCTCTCCAATACACAGTTTATAGAAAAC AGAGTGTATGATGAAGATGTAGAAGACACAGCACCTAAAGCTGATGCTTTAGAGAAACAGCCTGAGCAG GAAAAGACTCGAGAGCAGAAGGAGGCAGAATTGATCCCTAAGATACAGGAAGCAGTGCAATACGGTCTGAGAGTGCTAGAGTCTGCGTTTGAGCACCTAGACATCAAAGCAGGAAACTCTGATTCAGAGGACGAGGAGGTCACTGACAGAGCAGAGGCCATTCTAGAGCCCAAG GATCTTTATGTGGACAGACCACTTCCCTATCTGATTGGTTCCCAGCCTTTCATGGAACAAGATGATGTTGGACTTGGTGACCTCTCAAGTGATG ATATGTCAGTTGATAGTGACAGAGACAGTGTCATTGATAGTGAAGAAGACAAACCATCAGTT cATTCAGATGATGACTTTAatcaggaggaggatgaagctcaTAGTAATATTAAGAAG AAATCATCCGTGCCGAGTTatgatgaagacgaggaggaagattcTGACATATTTGGAGAATCAGACaaggacgatgatgatgatgaagacgatgatgtTAATGCAAAG AACACAGGCCCGTCATCTTTTGCTGATGAGCTGGCAGCCCGAATCAAGGGTGAACCCGTTAACAAACCAGAGGGAGATCGTGCAT CATTGACatctaagaagaaaaataaaagcaggaaagCACCAAAACCTGCAAAACCACAGG CTGATGAGGATAGTGACGACATGTTCAAGCCTCCAAAGATGGAAGATGATGACTTCTCTCCATTTGGAGGGAAAAGTGGCCTCTTCAGTGGTGGGAAAGGCctgtttgatgatgatgatgag GGCGACCTGTTCTCTGAGGCACCAAAGCGTCCTGTGTCTGAAGAGAAAAAAACGCTGAATGACAGCAAACCAAGTGCAGATGAACCCTCAG aATCTGCCAAACCTGGAAAGAGGATTCCTCCTGGTGGTGTTTTAATATTCCCAG GTAACAACCTATTCAGTTCGGAGAATGACTCTGATTCAATGGAGACCAAGGAGAATGGGACTCGGGCTCCCCAGACTGGTGCTGGCTCCAAACAGGTTTCTACAGGGGTTGATGTTGTTGGAGGAGGTGGGCTgtttgatgaggaggaggaggaggaggaggaggaggatggctTCTTCAGTGGTAAAAGTCTGAAATCATCTGACCGTG TTGTCAAAGAGAAACCCAAACCCAAGAAGGCCATTTCCCTttttgatgaagatgatgaggatggtGACATATTCAGTGAGAAGTTGAGGACACCAACTCAAGCTCAGAGTAAGAAGGAGGCAGTTGAAGATCAAGGCGATCGCCCTCACAAAAAG aTGCCAGCAGGGGCCATCTCTATGTTTGGTCCTGGCACTAAAAGCTTGCTCAGTGAAGGCCTGAAAAAACGTCAACCATCTGCAAGTGAAGAATCAGAAAAATCTGAGGAG TATGGGGCCACTCCAGATACTGGCAAATCTGCTATCAAGCAGATTCAGATACGACAGACGGGAGGCCTCTTCtctgatgatgaagatgcaCAA GTATTTTCAACCACCTCTAAAAGTCAGGCTAAACCTGAACCTACAAgtcagaataaaagcagcaaagctcctttgtctttatttgatgatgaggaagaagag GATTTGTTTGCAGCTGCTTCTACATCTAAACCAAAACCTCATCAAGCTAAAGCCACCACACCACAGCCCAGTAAGGCTGTGTCCAGTTCTCTCTTCAGCGATGATGAG GACCAGTGGCTGATCCCTAAAAGTGCAACTAAGCCAGAGGCCAAGACTGGCGGTATGAAGGCCAGTGTGAGCGCCCCCTCCAGTCTCCCCAGTGCCAAAACCCCTCAAAAGAGCAGCCTCTtcaatgatgatgaggatgatgacctGTTTGTGCCAACCAAAAATTCAAG TGAGAAAAAACCTCAAAGAGTTGCTCTCTTGtttgaggatgaagaagatgatgatAAAGGGCCACTTTTTGGCATCAAAGCTGCCGATAACAATagcactccagctccagctgctaaT ACTCCTGCTGTGACCTCTCAGTTGTCCTCTGTGttagaaaaaacacaagaggTTGCAGTTTCTCTGGCAACTGCAGAGGACAAATTGTCTGAGAAGGACAAGACGTCAGCGAAGACCCCCGAGACGCTcttatcatcaccatcatcaacaGCAGACAATAGTATAAGTAAAAAGAAGCCTGCTGGAGCCGTTAGTCTTTTTGGAGGCATAAATGTTCTTAATAGCAAACTGACTAAAAGTCCActggatgatgaagatgacaatGACAAAAGCGTCAAATCCAAGGACAGTTTGCTGCCAAATGTTAAAGATGAGAAGGAGCAGAAAGTCAAAACAAACGCTCTTAGTCTGTTtgacgaggaggaagaagatgactCGGATTGGAATGATCCAATGTTTACTCCTAGCAAAACTACAGTAAGAAAG CTTACAGAGGAGCAACCGCAAGCAAAGAGCACAGGTGTGTTCcaggacgaggagctgctgtttaGTCACACGCAGCAGAAAGACAATGACCCAGATGTCGACCTCTTTGCCACCTCAGGAAAAACTGCG GGCTCTAAGCCTAAGTCAGTGAAGCCGGCAGCACAGAGTCTGTTTTCAGATGAGGGTGAAGATGACCTCTTCAGCTCCACCAAGCCAAAGGCTCCTCCTCCG AAAGTAGCAGAGAAGCCTAGTAAATCTAGTGACAAAGCTCCACTAGCCAGTCCAGAGACTGTGTTAGAGAATCAG AAACCTGAACCAAGTCCTGTAAAACCTAAAGATTCTACATCAAGGATTGGGAAACTTCAA GCAAATCTCATGATTAACCCTGCTACATTACTTCCTGGTGCTGTCCCTAATATGGCTCCTAGTTCTTCATCTGGGGTATCCAGCTCCAGCTTGAGCCCAAGCCCTGCCACGTCTCCTATTGGACCTCAGACAGATAATGAGGAAGGAGTCAGCTTTGATGTCCCAGTTCAGGTTACAACACTGCAGAGCACACATAAA AGTCGTGTCAAAGGTTCTGTACAGCGGAGACCCCAGTCTAGAGCTGCTAGGCAGCAAGCAGCCCAAAAATCTGTAGAAGATAGAGAGGAGACCCTAAGTAGAGATGGTCTTTTGCCAAACTCCAGTTCATCTGGTTTAGTTTTACCTCCTACGGTCAAATCTACTGAAATTCGAGCCGGGCCCACACCACTTAACTCGACTATCCCCACATCCTTGCTTTCCTCTTTACCTTCTCAACCTTCACCATCTGAAGTCTCCAGGCCTTCTGTGTTAACACTGCCAGTATCGACAGATCCTGGAAAGAAGGACTCTAAAAAGGATAACCACACTACCAAGGTTGTAGCCCCTCTTGACGAGGACGACCTATTTGGTTCTGATAGTCTGTTTGACACTTCAAGCACTAGCCGACCATCCTCCAGACAGTCTACCAAAACCACACAACCTCAGGCCAGTAGTGGGGTGGGACTGAAGAAAGATAAAGACAAAACCACACTCCCATCCATTTTTGATGACAACACTGATGACCTTTTCCAAAAGGCCAAACCAAAATCAGCTACTAAGAAAGCCCAGGCATCAACCTTTTTGGtagaaaatgatgatgatgatgaagacctCTTCGGAGTCAGCAACAGCTCCTCTTCCTTGTCCACAAGTAGTAAAGAAGTCAAAAGCGCCGGTGTTTCAAAACAGGACATCTTCCAG GATGATATAGCCACGGTATCTAAAGGTCATAAGAGGCATAAAGAGAAGAGCTTTGATGCCAGCCTGTTTGATGATGACATAGACATTTTTGCTGACCTGACAGACAGTGTAAAACCCAAACAAAAGCCTAAAACAAAAGGAGAGACCAAGTCAATATTTGATGATGACATGG ATGACATCTTCTCACCAAACACAGTAAAACCAGTGGCAAAGGTCCCTCAAAAATCAAAGAAGACGCCACTGTCACAGGAGACCAGTACAGCAACAGATTCAAGCAACATATTTGATGATCCACTTAATGCTCTCGGGGGGAACTGA
- the washc2c gene encoding WASH complex subunit 2 isoform X3: MFNMSGVAQGIANGPSRPPQSERDAQIWERPWSLEEMRQNSANWSLAADSGLFLFLQDFSQRMLSKTHEIEKQLDSLIRDTKATDSCLHSVFNDFLMLSNTQFIENRVYDEDVEDTAPKADALEKQPEQEKTREQKEAELIPKIQEAVQYGLRVLESAFEHLDIKAGNSDSEDEEVTDRAEAILEPKDLYVDRPLPYLIGSQPFMEQDDVGLGDLSSDDMSVDSDRDSVIDSEEDKPSVHSDDDFNQEEDEAHSNIKKKSSVPSYDEDEEEDSDIFGESDKDDDDDEDDDVNAKNTGPSSFADELAARIKGEPVNKPEGDRASDEDSDDMFKPPKMEDDDFSPFGGKSGLFSGGKGLFDDDDEGDLFSEAPKRPVSEEKKTLNDSKPSADEPSESAKPGKRIPPGGVLIFPGNNLFSSENDSDSMETKENGTRAPQTGAGSKQVSTGVDVVGGGGLFDEEEEEEEEEDGFFSGKSLKSSDRVVKEKPKPKKAISLFDEDDEDGDIFSEKLRTPTQAQSKKEAVEDQGDRPHKKMPAGAISMFGPGTKSLLSEGLKKRQPSASEESEKSEEFQYGATPDTGKSAIKQIQIRQTGGLFSDDEDAQVFSTTSKSQAKPEPTSQNKSSKAPLSLFDDEEEEDLFAAASTSKPKPHQAKATTPQPSKAVSSSLFSDDEDQWLIPKSATKPEAKTGGMKASVSAPSSLPSAKTPQKSSLFNDDEDDDLFVPTKNSSEKKPQRVALLFEDEEDDDKGPLFGIKAADNNSTPAPAANTPAVTSQLSSVLEKTQEVAVSLATAEDKLSEKDKTSAKTPETLLSSPSSTADNSISKKKPAGAVSLFGGINVLNSKLTKSPLDDEDDNDKSVKSKDSLLPNVKDEKEQKVKTNALSLFDEEEEDDSDWNDPMFTPSKTTVRKLTEEQPQAKSTGVFQDEELLFSHTQQKDNDPDVDLFATSGKTAGSKPKSVKPAAQSLFSDEGEDDLFSSTKPKAPPPKVAEKPSKSSDKAPLASPETVLENQKPEPSPVKPKDSTSRIGKLQANLMINPATLLPGAVPNMAPSSSSGVSSSSLSPSPATSPIGPQTDNEEGVSFDVPVQVTTLQSTHKSRVKGSVQRRPQSRAARQQAAQKSVEDREETLSRDGLLPNSSSSGLVLPPTVKSTEIRAGPTPLNSTIPTSLLSSLPSQPSPSEVSRPSVLTLPVSTDPGKKDSKKDNHTTKVVAPLDEDDLFGSDSLFDTSSTSRPSSRQSTKTTQPQASSGVGLKKDKDKTTLPSIFDDNTDDLFQKAKPKSATKKAQASTFLVENDDDDEDLFGVSNSSSSLSTSSKEVKSAGVSKQDIFQDDIATVSKGHKRHKEKSFDASLFDDDIDIFADLTDSVKPKQKPKTKGETKSIFDDDMDDIFSPNTVKPVAKVPQKSKKTPLSQETSTATDSSNIFDDPLNALGGN; encoded by the exons ATGTTCAAT ATGAGTGGGGTGGCCCAGGGGATTGCAAATGGGCCGAGTAGGCCTCCACAGTCAGAGAGAGATGCTCAGATTTGGGAGAGACCTTGGTCACTTGAAGAGATGCGCCAGAACAGCGCCAACTGGTCCCTGGCAGCTGACTCTGGG CTCTTCTTGTTTCTTCAAGACTTTTCCCAGAGGATGTTGTCAAAAACGCACGAGATTGAAAAACAACTGGACAGTCTTATCCGGGATACCAAGGCCACAGACAGCTGCTTGCACTCTGTCTTTAATGATTTTCTCATGCTCTCCAATACACAGTTTATAGAAAAC AGAGTGTATGATGAAGATGTAGAAGACACAGCACCTAAAGCTGATGCTTTAGAGAAACAGCCTGAGCAG GAAAAGACTCGAGAGCAGAAGGAGGCAGAATTGATCCCTAAGATACAGGAAGCAGTGCAATACGGTCTGAGAGTGCTAGAGTCTGCGTTTGAGCACCTAGACATCAAAGCAGGAAACTCTGATTCAGAGGACGAGGAGGTCACTGACAGAGCAGAGGCCATTCTAGAGCCCAAG GATCTTTATGTGGACAGACCACTTCCCTATCTGATTGGTTCCCAGCCTTTCATGGAACAAGATGATGTTGGACTTGGTGACCTCTCAAGTGATG ATATGTCAGTTGATAGTGACAGAGACAGTGTCATTGATAGTGAAGAAGACAAACCATCAGTT cATTCAGATGATGACTTTAatcaggaggaggatgaagctcaTAGTAATATTAAGAAG AAATCATCCGTGCCGAGTTatgatgaagacgaggaggaagattcTGACATATTTGGAGAATCAGACaaggacgatgatgatgatgaagacgatgatgtTAATGCAAAG AACACAGGCCCGTCATCTTTTGCTGATGAGCTGGCAGCCCGAATCAAGGGTGAACCCGTTAACAAACCAGAGGGAGATCGTGCAT CTGATGAGGATAGTGACGACATGTTCAAGCCTCCAAAGATGGAAGATGATGACTTCTCTCCATTTGGAGGGAAAAGTGGCCTCTTCAGTGGTGGGAAAGGCctgtttgatgatgatgatgag GGCGACCTGTTCTCTGAGGCACCAAAGCGTCCTGTGTCTGAAGAGAAAAAAACGCTGAATGACAGCAAACCAAGTGCAGATGAACCCTCAG aATCTGCCAAACCTGGAAAGAGGATTCCTCCTGGTGGTGTTTTAATATTCCCAG GTAACAACCTATTCAGTTCGGAGAATGACTCTGATTCAATGGAGACCAAGGAGAATGGGACTCGGGCTCCCCAGACTGGTGCTGGCTCCAAACAGGTTTCTACAGGGGTTGATGTTGTTGGAGGAGGTGGGCTgtttgatgaggaggaggaggaggaggaggaggaggatggctTCTTCAGTGGTAAAAGTCTGAAATCATCTGACCGTG TTGTCAAAGAGAAACCCAAACCCAAGAAGGCCATTTCCCTttttgatgaagatgatgaggatggtGACATATTCAGTGAGAAGTTGAGGACACCAACTCAAGCTCAGAGTAAGAAGGAGGCAGTTGAAGATCAAGGCGATCGCCCTCACAAAAAG aTGCCAGCAGGGGCCATCTCTATGTTTGGTCCTGGCACTAAAAGCTTGCTCAGTGAAGGCCTGAAAAAACGTCAACCATCTGCAAGTGAAGAATCAGAAAAATCTGAGGAG TTTCAGTATGGGGCCACTCCAGATACTGGCAAATCTGCTATCAAGCAGATTCAGATACGACAGACGGGAGGCCTCTTCtctgatgatgaagatgcaCAA GTATTTTCAACCACCTCTAAAAGTCAGGCTAAACCTGAACCTACAAgtcagaataaaagcagcaaagctcctttgtctttatttgatgatgaggaagaagag GATTTGTTTGCAGCTGCTTCTACATCTAAACCAAAACCTCATCAAGCTAAAGCCACCACACCACAGCCCAGTAAGGCTGTGTCCAGTTCTCTCTTCAGCGATGATGAG GACCAGTGGCTGATCCCTAAAAGTGCAACTAAGCCAGAGGCCAAGACTGGCGGTATGAAGGCCAGTGTGAGCGCCCCCTCCAGTCTCCCCAGTGCCAAAACCCCTCAAAAGAGCAGCCTCTtcaatgatgatgaggatgatgacctGTTTGTGCCAACCAAAAATTCAAG TGAGAAAAAACCTCAAAGAGTTGCTCTCTTGtttgaggatgaagaagatgatgatAAAGGGCCACTTTTTGGCATCAAAGCTGCCGATAACAATagcactccagctccagctgctaaT ACTCCTGCTGTGACCTCTCAGTTGTCCTCTGTGttagaaaaaacacaagaggTTGCAGTTTCTCTGGCAACTGCAGAGGACAAATTGTCTGAGAAGGACAAGACGTCAGCGAAGACCCCCGAGACGCTcttatcatcaccatcatcaacaGCAGACAATAGTATAAGTAAAAAGAAGCCTGCTGGAGCCGTTAGTCTTTTTGGAGGCATAAATGTTCTTAATAGCAAACTGACTAAAAGTCCActggatgatgaagatgacaatGACAAAAGCGTCAAATCCAAGGACAGTTTGCTGCCAAATGTTAAAGATGAGAAGGAGCAGAAAGTCAAAACAAACGCTCTTAGTCTGTTtgacgaggaggaagaagatgactCGGATTGGAATGATCCAATGTTTACTCCTAGCAAAACTACAGTAAGAAAG CTTACAGAGGAGCAACCGCAAGCAAAGAGCACAGGTGTGTTCcaggacgaggagctgctgtttaGTCACACGCAGCAGAAAGACAATGACCCAGATGTCGACCTCTTTGCCACCTCAGGAAAAACTGCG GGCTCTAAGCCTAAGTCAGTGAAGCCGGCAGCACAGAGTCTGTTTTCAGATGAGGGTGAAGATGACCTCTTCAGCTCCACCAAGCCAAAGGCTCCTCCTCCG AAAGTAGCAGAGAAGCCTAGTAAATCTAGTGACAAAGCTCCACTAGCCAGTCCAGAGACTGTGTTAGAGAATCAG AAACCTGAACCAAGTCCTGTAAAACCTAAAGATTCTACATCAAGGATTGGGAAACTTCAA GCAAATCTCATGATTAACCCTGCTACATTACTTCCTGGTGCTGTCCCTAATATGGCTCCTAGTTCTTCATCTGGGGTATCCAGCTCCAGCTTGAGCCCAAGCCCTGCCACGTCTCCTATTGGACCTCAGACAGATAATGAGGAAGGAGTCAGCTTTGATGTCCCAGTTCAGGTTACAACACTGCAGAGCACACATAAA AGTCGTGTCAAAGGTTCTGTACAGCGGAGACCCCAGTCTAGAGCTGCTAGGCAGCAAGCAGCCCAAAAATCTGTAGAAGATAGAGAGGAGACCCTAAGTAGAGATGGTCTTTTGCCAAACTCCAGTTCATCTGGTTTAGTTTTACCTCCTACGGTCAAATCTACTGAAATTCGAGCCGGGCCCACACCACTTAACTCGACTATCCCCACATCCTTGCTTTCCTCTTTACCTTCTCAACCTTCACCATCTGAAGTCTCCAGGCCTTCTGTGTTAACACTGCCAGTATCGACAGATCCTGGAAAGAAGGACTCTAAAAAGGATAACCACACTACCAAGGTTGTAGCCCCTCTTGACGAGGACGACCTATTTGGTTCTGATAGTCTGTTTGACACTTCAAGCACTAGCCGACCATCCTCCAGACAGTCTACCAAAACCACACAACCTCAGGCCAGTAGTGGGGTGGGACTGAAGAAAGATAAAGACAAAACCACACTCCCATCCATTTTTGATGACAACACTGATGACCTTTTCCAAAAGGCCAAACCAAAATCAGCTACTAAGAAAGCCCAGGCATCAACCTTTTTGGtagaaaatgatgatgatgatgaagacctCTTCGGAGTCAGCAACAGCTCCTCTTCCTTGTCCACAAGTAGTAAAGAAGTCAAAAGCGCCGGTGTTTCAAAACAGGACATCTTCCAG GATGATATAGCCACGGTATCTAAAGGTCATAAGAGGCATAAAGAGAAGAGCTTTGATGCCAGCCTGTTTGATGATGACATAGACATTTTTGCTGACCTGACAGACAGTGTAAAACCCAAACAAAAGCCTAAAACAAAAGGAGAGACCAAGTCAATATTTGATGATGACATGG ATGACATCTTCTCACCAAACACAGTAAAACCAGTGGCAAAGGTCCCTCAAAAATCAAAGAAGACGCCACTGTCACAGGAGACCAGTACAGCAACAGATTCAAGCAACATATTTGATGATCCACTTAATGCTCTCGGGGGGAACTGA